GTTTTAAACACCTTAAAATATAATACAGTCAGGTCAAAGTCCATGAAAACaccaaaaacataaaacaatctTCCTTTATTGCCAGTGGCTGACTGCAATTTACTGTCCACTTAAGAAAAACTGCTTGTCTCTAATATGATTTAATAGGTGTCACTATGCAGTATGAAACATGATATCTTAATTTAATGAATGTTTAAGTTGAATGTTTAGGTTAAAtctcatacatttacattaaccTTTTAGATTTAACAGCAATCAAAGCTGACAACATCCTAACATTCAACTAACATTCAATGAGCTAAAGTAATATTAAAGATTTGCTTAGTAGGACTAGGTGGTTTAAtccaaatattttgtttgtggGATGTTGAAGCATACTTTCTTGAGAAAAATGTGATTACTTACTGCAAATGCAAGAATAAGGTGTGAATCTGAATGGCATGTGATTTGCAGTAATTGCTGTAAAAGAAATGGGAAGATTAATGACATTACTGAAGGTTTCTATAAACATTTTATGCAATTaagaaagtaaattatgtcTAGGTATACTTAAAGTGTTGGGAAACaatacacaatatttaattcacatgaaataatatacatatatacagtacatattgaTTTAAGCAATAGTATTACTTACTTAAGACCTGTGTCATCAATAACAATGTCTGATACAACTGTGATCTGTGAAAGGTAAAATAAAGTTGAACATTATTAATTTAGAACATTTTAAAACTCGAATCACAATTCAGTGAgcttaaataacatttaccGTCTTATGTGATCGAGGAGGCAGTCTTGTAACATTTATGAACTTGGTCTTGCCAACCACCTTCTCTAAAATCAGTGCTTGCACATTAAGATCTTCTGCTTGAATGCTAACAAAGTTATGATTGGTGATGTTCAGTTTGTTCTAAAAATGGATAATATTAACAAAAGATTGCAAGGTTTAGAAATGTATGCTACACAAAAAGCAAGTCTTAAAGTGTGATTAATGCTTAAGCTCAATTACCGTGACAACTATTTTAACTGTATCTGAAGTGAAATAGACCATAGATGACTGTAGTTCCACGGTTGACATGTCCATGCTCCGTGGAAACAGGAAAAAGAGGGTCAGCGAGCAGATCAGGAGGCAAAGTCCCACTGATATGCACACATACAGTTTCCTGTGGGGCATTACACCATGTCATACACACATCTGACTGTAAAATTAACTGGCAATAGTTTCATTTTACGCTTTTTGTGTAGTGAAGTATACTTTATTGATCCTTGTGAGAGAAGATATTGCATAAGCATACTTATCAGAGTGATACTCACGTGTGGTGAGGTTTCAGTCTTTGATCACTGCAAGGAATGACTGCCACGAGTTGATTCTCCTGACCTGGAGATGTCAAAGGTCAAATAAGAAGGATaagagacgttgtgttgaagaTCCAAAGCTGCCAATGAAACAGTTTTTgcttaacaaaaaataaatatgcaaaaataGTTTGTTAGCAGTCAGTGAAACTTGCCTCTTGGTATGCGTCCAGTGCCCTGGCAGGTAGGGCATCGATCCGACTGTCCATCCCCATTAACACTGCCATAATCTGGCAATTTAGAAAGCCTCCTTGTATCTCCAAATTTATTATGGGTCATAATGGTGTGTTTTCAGAATGATGTTGGGCATTATGTGACCAAATCTAAACAAGTCTATTATAGGTACAGGGTTAAAGAGCAAATCAACATGTATACTTAAATGACAACGCTTGTATTGTTCTAGTTAAACATTACTGTGATGAACCAGACTCCAAAACATCTGATGCGCtgtaaaactacaataaagGACTAATGTGTCCCCAAAGAACAGTAAActccaaaacaataaaaatccaAAGAATTTACAGAGCATTATAAAAATGTGAAGTTAaatcatttgaatgacaaaactGAACTACTATGGCTgtaatacactacaagacttttaaaatcggaacagatttttttttaaactagacatcatacacttgcaggcTTTTTGATaaaaactgatcaaatctgcagactggcacagactttctgcaacaagtctagactgaaaatctgggcaaaatctgagcaaaagtcttgtagtgtattttagccttaaatgttacttctgtatgtacagtaaccACATGAAAACAAATACTCTGTATTAGGAGTGGGAGCAAAATCGTTTCTCGATGAATAGCGATTCACagataaaaaaagttatttttaaacgTTACTAAATATAATAACGTGACGTCTTTGGAACAAATAAGGCGGAAGTCAACTACAAGAGCGGTGCAGCACCCGGACTTTTTACGCGCAAACACAGCCGGAGCATACATGAGcaatagagaaagagagaaaaccaaATACATTCAGCCCTGTAGGAATAAACTGCAAGATCAacgaaatacatttttaggtcTTTCTCTGCATCTGCTCTGTGCAGTGAGTGCGCGGCAGTGAGAAACGGCGCATTCAATTTACTAACGTAACGTTATACGATATACCGCAGCTGACTTGTCAGTAAGTGCAAAATAGCGTTTCCCAAAACCTGTCAGTTAGACTTAAGAACATGAGGAACATacttacatactgtaaatatgcacagtttATTAGCCGCTCTTTTAATGTATGTTTATGGATATTTTGTCATACGATGTGGCCATGCGTGGAAGTGACTGTCGTTTAATATACAGCACTAATGAGTCGCGTTTAATTACTATTATGTAACGTTACTTGTTTTAATGTCTGACAGCAGCATACGTCAATGAGAATGGCTTTACTGGGcactcagttgtattaaaatacaatatgtgaCAATTCTAAGAGTGGTTAGCCAAAGTACCAGTCTGACTTTGAGCGCAAACGTGACGCGATGAcatcttaaatgttaaatatgctaattagtacataaagaatcgattctgaatcgaaTCGTGACCTATCGTGAACTATTTGCTGTCCtcagttcttcaaaatatcttattttgtgttcaacagaacataaaaaaagatGCAATAATTTTGCTAacacagttgctaacatttttccaaatatctgtccttgtgtttatcagaacaaagaaatgtatacaggttttaaacaacttgggcatgacagaattttcatttttgggtatagTATCTCTTTAGAATTTTGGGGTATGGTATctctttaaatatttcattagtACCTTTAGTAATCCAGCAAAAActaattctaatggtttccattatgaaccatcagctgtttaccgttaaaaccattacaaaattcctttgtgatgtgttatGATCCTTATACCAGTAGGATTAAATCGTTTTATCTGATATAATGCTTTCCATTCACCATAACATTCCACTAATACAAgccaacacattaccagtaaGACGCAAAGACACATACCATTACACGTATTGAAAGTCCCAAGTCCCAATTTAACCATTAAATTAAGACATTAGAATTTCTGGGATCTTTTTCGTCCTCGTTACATCAGAAACAGTACATCAGTTACTAAACATGTGTGGCGTCGACAGTGCAAACTTTTAAATCTGTAACAATGCACAACATATAAGGGAATAAACTCCCCGGACAGCATGAGTAGGTGTCACGCGCATTTTTAAGATGACTACGAACGCTTTTGCGGAcatttaattcatgttaattatGTTTCGAGTCACAACCGTAAGGTTTAAAGGACCTAACACCGTTTAAGAAGAATTTACACAACCACAACACAATGAAATATGACAACAACGCAATGACGATAAATGTTTTAAACCACAGGACATGTAGAACATGTCAGTTTCCTCCATCAAAACATTACCAAATGCGTTTGTGTCGAACGTGAACATAGCATTTTTTGGACCTACCGTGAATTCAGCGAAACATTTTGGCTTGATGTTTTGTCGTAATTTTTGTCACTCGTCGCTCGAgttgttaaaaaaacacagcatgcCACTTTCCTTGAAGACAAATTCACTTTTCGTGTGCGCAGCCACTTCCCTCTTCGATTCTCAGCTGTGTGGTGTCGCCGCTCTGTGGTCATAATTGATACTGCGTGAATACCCTCAAAGATAAGTTTTGATCTTGTAAGTTGTTTGGTGGGACGAAagttttttaattgtattgttAAACATACAAATTGTGTGCTTTTTATTTAGCTTTATAGAACACCGATACCCCCATGTCTATAAGCAATCATACGTAATGTACAAGTAGGTGCATatgtttatgtaaataataatcTCACATTGCAACCATTATTCCTGTATTGGCTTTggtatttattaaatgaaagtaaaaaaaatctctaaCAAGGCAAAACCCAGTTCCTGTCTATCTGAGTACAGGAACAACATTTTTAACCTTACAACTTTTCATTGTTTCAGCAGTTCAGATGTGTGTACATTAACTTGAAGTACTTTTGCTGTGTGGAGCAAACTGAACCAAAGCAATGACTCATGGTGCTGCATAAGCAAATACTTCAACACACTTTTTAACTAAAAGCTATCActtcataaacaaacaatccATTCCAACAAATGGTAATGTGGAATATTTTTATTCACTGTGTTGGACACCAAAAGCCATGTTTATAAGCCTTCAGCTTATAGTAATACATTGGTAGCACATGAAAATAACAATATGACCAAAAATCTGTGCCTAGCAAAAATTTTAACCAATCAATCACTGGTTTGGTTAAGCATGACTGAAGAAACTCATTGCACACATTCCTATGATGTAGTAGCCCAACCTTAATGTGACATGAATTAGTGTCATCGAAAATAAGCTATACAAATATAGAGGTCACTGTGACAAAGAACAAATCAACACAGGCAATCCTAAAAGTATCCAAACAAACCGAAACCCTCGGGATATAG
This genomic window from Triplophysa rosa linkage group LG18, Trosa_1v2, whole genome shotgun sequence contains:
- the tmem106a gene encoding transmembrane protein 106A gives rise to the protein MTHNKFGDTRRLSKLPDYGSVNGDGQSDRCPTCQGTGRIPRGQENQLVAVIPCSDQRLKPHHTKLYVCISVGLCLLICSLTLFFLFPRSMDMSTVELQSSMVYFTSDTVKIVVTNKLNITNHNFVSIQAEDLNVQALILEKVVGKTKFINVTRLPPRSHKTITVVSDIVIDDTGLNNYCKSHAIQIHTLFLHLQLTINVSYLSHSEQMSRDAYEYIDCGVNSTIPHTIPLL